The region GCCGACACCTGTCCTGGCCGCCAACTTATGTGCAGGTCGCCGGCCTTGATGACGCCCTTCTCGCGTACCAGCGGCAACGTCCAAGCCTGCTTGCCCACGGCCACGACCCGGATCATCGCTGGCACCTTGTCCGGTAGGTCTCCCGTGAACAGGAACGGCCGCGGCGCTTGGTCGTAGCCGACATAGGGATTGCTCCCGTAAGCCCGAAGACGTGGATTGTTCGGCACCAATACCCGTCCTTCGGGAGCGCGCTCGCGAAAGCTTTTGAAGGACTCAAGGCGCGACGGCAGAATCTTAAGCGACCGGCCTGCCAGTTCGCCGACGATGGCCTCGCCCCCATACTGTTGCCACCAGCTTTCGGTCTGACGGTCATACATCACCAGATCGGAATGACGCAGCTTGCCGGTCGTGCCAAAATCGAGAGTCCTACCGTCGAGGCGACGATCGAAGACAATGCCGGTGTTGCACAAAGGGCAATAGGTCACCGTCACGGGTATCCCCGCCACCACGTCATTGACGATCTCATGCCAGATCATCACACGCAGCGGATAGGCGCGCGCATCCTTGCCGAGGATTACCGAGAGAACCGGCTCCTCCGGCGCGAGGCCTCTGATTTTGCCGACAGGCGTGAACTGCGGGTCGTCGATGGACGGGATGCCGTCCTTTGGCGGCCCGCCGGACATGATTTCCGCAAGATCGATCGTGGCGCGGGAGAAGTCCGTGCGCGGCCATTCGCGCCGCAACTGCTGCGGAGTATCGGCCATCGCAAATGAAGTCGACACCACAAAAATAAGCGCTGTCCCGAAGAGGATGAACGGGTTTCGTGAGATGGTCATGGCGTTGCTCCTAGGCGTTTACATGCGTCCGCCCACCGCCGCTCGTCTCGTTGTTCAAGAATGAATTCGCCGGAAAGCTACAAATGTTACGGACAGCCGTTCGAAACGTCATCCGGCGGTTGGTTCGCTCCGTTCGACAGCAAGCTCGAAGGACTGGCGCAGAAGGTGCTGGCCGCGCTGCCGGCGACCCTGCGAGCAGCACTGGCCTAGATTGACTATGGAGAGAAGGGTCGCAATGCGGGACAAAACGCCGGTCGTGATCCAGACCACCACATCGATGCTTCTGCTATCTTCGAATGTGATTGCCGCGAAGTCGCCAAAAGCTGCGAAGCAACGGTCGACCGGCTCGCAATCCGGAACGTCGTAGCCGTGACCCCGCAGGCTTCAGCTGCGCTGGATCCGTCTGTGGTGCCAGGCGCGCCCGAGCAAAGCCCCGAAGACTGCGGCGATTAGCACCCCACCGATCACGGCCGTAATCCTGGCACCAAGCTCCGAAACGGCGATTGCATCGGCACCCGCTTCGATCCCGAAAGACCCGTTGGTCCGGTGCAGCCCCCCGACAGGCGTGAAGAGGTTGTCTCGGCGGTCTGGATTCGCCGGCCGGTCCGTCTGCTGAGCCTCCACCGCCGTTGCTGCTAGAAGCCGGTCCAGCATCGAGGGCGCAACGATGTTGCCGAGAATGATTAGGGACGTGCGATTCCCGAGCCAGTATTCGCGCTTCGGATGGAGCGCCGCACGAACGATAGCATCGGCCGCCACCTCGGGTCGGTAGACCGGTGCCACCGGCCTCGGTTGCGCGTTCATATGCGTGCGTGCCCAATCAAATTGCGGAGTGTCCACCGCAGGCAGATGGACAGCGCTCAGCGCGATCTTGCTCCCCTCGTGAATGAGTTCCGCGCGGAGTGAATCTGTGAAGCCGCGTATGGCATGCTTCGCGCCGCAATAGGCAGCCTGAAGCGGAATGCCGCGATACGCCAGAGAAGAGCCTACCTGGACGATCACTCCCCGATTGCGGGGACGCATGAAGCCGAGGGCAGCCATCGTACCGTGGACATATCCGAGGTAGGTCACTTCCGTAACCCGCCGGACCTCCTCCGGTGTGATCTCCGCGACCGGCGAGAACACCGTGGCCATTGCGTTGTTGACCCACACGTCGATCGGCCCCAGGCGCCGTTCACATTGATCGGCGGCAGCGAAAACTGCGTTGGCATCCGCCACATCTGCGGCAACCGCAATTGCTTCGGCGCCCTCGGACTCAACTTCGGTCTTGGCATCAAGCAGGCCCTGACTTTCCCGGGCAACAAGGCAGACCTTGGCGCCCCTGCGAGCGAACGCAACAGCGGTTGCCCGCCCAACTCCAGCGGATGCTCCCGTTACGACAACCGTCCGCTCAGATAGTTCAGAATAGTCCACGAGCTAATCCAACGTTGCAGTACGAAGTCTTCGTGACGCCAGGCGCGGCTATTCCTCACAACCCTGTACCAAGGATGTGGGTTCCCCCCGCTCTCACCTTTCTTCTCAATCGCAACGAACGCGAGAAGACCTCATAAAATCCTGGCCCACGCGAAGAGACGCAACCAAAACGTTTAAGCTTGACTCCCAAAACGTTTTGGAGAATTCTTTTTCAGCCCGGGAGGAAGATTTGGCCAATCTGAAGCAACTCGCGCAGTCGCTCGGCCTGTCGATTACCACGGTGTCCCGCGCGCTCGACGGGTATGCGGACGTCTCCGCCGCCACCCGCGACCGGGTCCGCGAGGCTGCCGAAAAGGCAGGTTACCGGCCGAATGCATCCGCCCGCAGGCTGCGCAAGCAGCGTGCCGAACTGGTCGCTGTCACACTGCCGAGCGATCCGGGCCATATCGGTCCTCCCCACTTCCTCGACATGCTCTCCGGCTGCGCCGAATATTTGGCCGCCTCCGGCCTGAATCTCGTCATCGCGCCCGTGCCGCGCGGCGAAAGCGAACTTGAGATCTGCCGCCGGTTCGTCGACGGCCGCCGCGTCGATGCGATGCTCCTCGTCCGCACGAGGCGGAAGGACGAGCGTGTCGAATTCCTGCAGTCACGCGGCATTCCGTTCGTCACCAACGGCCGCACCGAAAGCCCGGTGCCGCACCCATTTATCGACGGCGATGGCTTCGCCGGCTTCCGCGCCGCGACGCTTCGTTTTCATGCGGCTGGCCATTGTCGCATCGGCCACATCGCTGGACCGCAGGAATATTACTCCGCCCATGTGCGGCGCCGCGGCTGGCAGGCGGCGATGGAAGAGTGCGGCCTTGCGACCGACCTATGCGCCGAGGGCGCCCCGGTCGAGCAGGGCGGGTATCTCGCAGCCCTTGAACTGCTGCGCCAGCCATCGCCCCCCACCGCACTCGTCTGTGCCACGGACGAAATGGCAATCGGCGCGCTTCGGGCGCTCCGAGAAGTCGAGGGCGGAGATCAGCTCAGCATCGTCGGCCACGACGACCTTCCGACTGGAGCCTTCGCCAGCCCGCCGCTCTCGACCATGCGCATGACCGGCGAAAACCTAGGTGCAAGCTTCGCCTCACTGCTTTTGCGCGCCATCGCCGGAGAGCCGGCCGAGGAACTCCAGGAGCTTCACGCGATCGAGTTCGTTGATCGGGACAGCCACCGCCGCCCACCCAGGGAGGCATAAACAACAGTGCATCTCAGAGAACAAAAATGAAGGAGGAGAAGATGAAGCGTATTGTGTCATTCGGATTTTTGGCCTCGACGGTGCTGGCATTCACCTCGCCGGTGCTTGCCCAGACGGTTTTCGTGTCCACGCAGCTCCGCCCGATCGAAGAGGCGACTGTGGTGCGCGAGGAGCTTCTGCAGGATGTCGGCGAGATCGACTACGTTGTCGAAGAGCCGCCGCAGTTTGCGGTGCGCATGGAGGCCGAACGCCAGGC is a window of Sinorhizobium numidicum DNA encoding:
- a CDS encoding DUF3179 domain-containing protein encodes the protein MTISRNPFILFGTALIFVVSTSFAMADTPQQLRREWPRTDFSRATIDLAEIMSGGPPKDGIPSIDDPQFTPVGKIRGLAPEEPVLSVILGKDARAYPLRVMIWHEIVNDVVAGIPVTVTYCPLCNTGIVFDRRLDGRTLDFGTTGKLRHSDLVMYDRQTESWWQQYGGEAIVGELAGRSLKILPSRLESFKSFRERAPEGRVLVPNNPRLRAYGSNPYVGYDQAPRPFLFTGDLPDKVPAMIRVVAVGKQAWTLPLVREKGVIKAGDLHISWRPGQVSALDTADITRGTDVGNVVVQRRGKDVPYTVTFAFAFFAFEPDGALHTETGLVRR
- a CDS encoding SDR family oxidoreductase translates to MDYSELSERTVVVTGASAGVGRATAVAFARRGAKVCLVARESQGLLDAKTEVESEGAEAIAVAADVADANAVFAAADQCERRLGPIDVWVNNAMATVFSPVAEITPEEVRRVTEVTYLGYVHGTMAALGFMRPRNRGVIVQVGSSLAYRGIPLQAAYCGAKHAIRGFTDSLRAELIHEGSKIALSAVHLPAVDTPQFDWARTHMNAQPRPVAPVYRPEVAADAIVRAALHPKREYWLGNRTSLIILGNIVAPSMLDRLLAATAVEAQQTDRPANPDRRDNLFTPVGGLHRTNGSFGIEAGADAIAVSELGARITAVIGGVLIAAVFGALLGRAWHHRRIQRS
- a CDS encoding LacI family DNA-binding transcriptional regulator; translation: MANLKQLAQSLGLSITTVSRALDGYADVSAATRDRVREAAEKAGYRPNASARRLRKQRAELVAVTLPSDPGHIGPPHFLDMLSGCAEYLAASGLNLVIAPVPRGESELEICRRFVDGRRVDAMLLVRTRRKDERVEFLQSRGIPFVTNGRTESPVPHPFIDGDGFAGFRAATLRFHAAGHCRIGHIAGPQEYYSAHVRRRGWQAAMEECGLATDLCAEGAPVEQGGYLAALELLRQPSPPTALVCATDEMAIGALRALREVEGGDQLSIVGHDDLPTGAFASPPLSTMRMTGENLGASFASLLLRAIAGEPAEELQELHAIEFVDRDSHRRPPREA